In a genomic window of Melopsittacus undulatus isolate bMelUnd1 chromosome 1, bMelUnd1.mat.Z, whole genome shotgun sequence:
- the LOC115946668 gene encoding translation initiation factor IF-2-like, which translates to MDDDDEDEDEDGDGDPDAPPAPAAPLLLTSASSTSASHCWPQPPPTSTVRHIDTGPARRSPPPPRPHTAPARPARRPSHGADTHPLPTLTSRAGCRAGLRQKCGAAERGRNGMRRDAAPRGTPRTHPAPRGPAARSLHHPLPALVFYLFPPGLRGKEK; encoded by the exons atggatgatgatgatgaggatgaagatgaggatggTGATGGGGATCCCgatgctcctcctgctcccgcGGCTCCTCTCCTCCTCACCTCCGCCTCCTCCACCTCCGCCTCGCATTGCTGGCCTCAGCCGCCGCCGACCAGCACAG TGCGACACATAGACACAGGACCCGCCCGCCGCTCTCCTCCCCCGCCGCGGCCCCACACTGCGCCTGCCCGGCCCGCCCGCCGTCCGTCCCACGGCGCAGACACCCATCCGCTGCCGACACTGACCTCACGGGCTGGCTGCCGCGCCGGGCTGCGGCAAAAGTGCGGAGCCGCGGAGCGAGGACGGAATGGGATGAGACGGGACGCGGCGCCCCGGGGAACCCCACGCACCCACCCCGCCCCGCGGGGGCCGGCAGCCCGCTCGCTCCACCACCCTCTCCCCGcccttgttttttatttatttcccccaGGGCTCcgtggaaaagaaaaataa